From the genome of Desulfobaculum xiamenense, one region includes:
- a CDS encoding sulfotransferase domain-containing protein, translating to MKVNEFVQPPFLQAEEFRERVNVLERALEEKGAKIVWLASYPRSGNGMLRALLYFALNPRATDMADYRTATLDLHARFTLEHVQALPEAEIQGTRVVFIKSHFMCNAMAQFVDRTFGAIHLFRNPFEVAVSDFIASEYYSVCHDEKLLDAHFMNYFRYFSAFNLSPTSSLYGYGSWPEHYFSWKKLPLYSDAQVVSLSFADLVGDREKVRHCLEAFGLPVSRERLDWMYEQSRREKAFVVSETSSAIGGQDGHIPHYITPATVKKAISERAQPFRGYLEEKYALWMALL from the coding sequence ATGAAAGTGAATGAGTTTGTCCAGCCGCCGTTCTTACAGGCGGAGGAATTCCGTGAAAGGGTCAATGTTCTGGAGCGCGCGCTTGAGGAGAAGGGCGCGAAGATCGTATGGCTTGCATCGTATCCTCGCTCCGGCAACGGAATGCTCCGCGCCTTGCTGTATTTTGCGCTCAATCCGAGGGCGACGGATATGGCTGATTATAGAACCGCGACTCTGGATTTGCATGCGCGCTTTACCTTGGAGCATGTACAGGCCCTGCCCGAGGCGGAAATTCAGGGAACGCGCGTCGTGTTTATTAAATCCCACTTCATGTGCAATGCCATGGCGCAGTTCGTGGACCGGACCTTCGGAGCCATCCATCTGTTCAGAAATCCCTTTGAGGTCGCCGTGTCCGATTTCATCGCGTCGGAATACTATTCGGTATGTCATGATGAAAAGCTACTTGATGCGCATTTTATGAACTACTTCAGATATTTTTCCGCATTCAACCTGAGCCCGACGAGTAGCCTGTACGGTTATGGTTCGTGGCCGGAGCATTATTTCTCATGGAAGAAGTTGCCGCTGTACAGCGATGCGCAGGTCGTTTCTCTTTCTTTTGCCGACTTGGTGGGCGATAGAGAGAAGGTGCGGCATTGTCTTGAGGCGTTTGGTTTGCCGGTGAGTCGTGAGCGGCTTGATTGGATGTATGAACAGAGCCGCAGGGAAAAGGCGTTCGTTGTCAGCGAAACGAGTAGTGCAATAGGTGGCCAGGATGGCCATATTCCGCACTATATCACTCCGGCTACGGTGAAGAAGGCGATTTCGGAGCGGGCTCAACCGTTCCGGGGGTACCTTGAGGAGAAGTACGCCTTGTGGATGGCGCTACTCTAG
- the hrpB gene encoding ATP-dependent helicase HrpB produces MPTLQHLPIDDILPDLRACLASGQCAVLHAPPGAGKTTRVPLALRHEPWLYGKRIVMLEPRRLAARSAARFMARQLGERIGETVGYRMRMDTRIGPGTRIEVVTEGVLTRMLQADPELTGIGCIIFDEFHERSLHADLGLALAIECRDALRDDLRLVVMSATLDSAPVAALLGGCPILTSQGRSFPVETVFLPPVRKDADVAEHVALAVRRALAEEDGSILAFLPGAAEIRRTGMLLSDIPAEVASVHQLYGTLAQSAQDAAIAPAAPGTRKVVLASAIAETSLTIEGIRVVVDGGLARVPRFDPGSGMTRLTTERVSRASADQRRGRAGRLGPGVCYRLWSAGEDSLLKAFPAPEIQEADLAPLALELALWGVTDPAAMAWLDTPPAGNMGQARDLLRSLGALDTADAVTPRGRAMAALPLHPRLSHMVLTARQIGHGRTACMMAALLTERDATPGGADLRRRMGNAVAAARTPANAPQWRTILESAARIARMTGVNPRERIDAEASGMVLGLAYPDRIAQRTGAGTFRLSCGRAAWLPEDDPLAHEEFLCVADLDGNASRARIWRAAPVLRDELESIFEGDIVDDTFVVWDARTEAVSARRQRQLRKLVLADAPLQSAALGDVSAAVVEGIRSIGLHCLPWDDATRDWRARVNFLRGLDTPDESPWPDVSDAALLAGLEDWLAPFLTGITRRSHFKRMDLAAALRSLLPWDMQRRLDREAPAHLTLPSGWRARIDYAPESGPVLLVKLQKMFGVLATPTIANGRYALTVHLLSPAGRPLQITRDLEGFWKNGYRAVKAEMKGRYPKHPWPDDPLA; encoded by the coding sequence ATGCCCACACTCCAGCATCTCCCCATCGACGACATTCTGCCTGACCTGCGCGCCTGCTTGGCAAGCGGACAATGCGCCGTGCTGCACGCCCCGCCAGGAGCGGGCAAGACCACCCGCGTTCCGCTGGCCCTGCGCCACGAGCCGTGGCTCTACGGCAAACGCATCGTCATGCTCGAACCGCGCAGGCTGGCCGCGCGTTCGGCTGCGCGGTTCATGGCCCGTCAGCTCGGGGAACGCATCGGCGAGACCGTGGGCTACCGCATGCGCATGGACACGCGCATCGGTCCCGGCACGCGCATCGAGGTCGTCACCGAGGGCGTTTTGACGCGCATGCTTCAGGCGGACCCGGAGTTGACGGGCATCGGCTGCATCATCTTCGACGAATTTCACGAACGCAGCCTGCACGCGGACCTCGGCCTCGCGCTGGCCATCGAATGCCGCGACGCCCTGCGCGACGACCTACGGCTGGTGGTCATGTCCGCAACGCTCGACAGCGCCCCCGTGGCCGCCCTACTTGGCGGCTGCCCCATCCTGACCTCGCAGGGCCGCAGCTTCCCGGTGGAAACGGTCTTCCTGCCGCCCGTCCGAAAAGACGCGGACGTGGCGGAGCACGTCGCGCTGGCCGTACGTCGCGCGCTGGCAGAAGAGGACGGTAGCATCCTCGCCTTCCTGCCGGGGGCCGCCGAAATCCGCCGCACGGGCATGCTCCTGTCCGACATTCCCGCCGAGGTGGCGAGCGTGCATCAGCTTTACGGCACTCTCGCCCAGTCCGCACAGGACGCGGCCATCGCCCCCGCAGCGCCGGGCACGCGCAAGGTCGTGCTCGCCAGCGCCATCGCGGAGACGAGCCTGACCATTGAGGGTATCCGAGTGGTCGTGGACGGCGGACTGGCCCGCGTTCCGCGCTTCGACCCCGGCAGCGGCATGACGCGCCTGACCACGGAACGCGTTTCGCGCGCATCGGCGGACCAGCGCCGCGGACGCGCGGGCCGACTGGGACCGGGCGTGTGCTACCGCCTGTGGAGTGCTGGCGAAGACAGCCTGCTCAAGGCCTTTCCCGCCCCCGAGATACAGGAGGCGGACCTCGCCCCGCTGGCCCTCGAACTGGCGCTATGGGGCGTGACGGACCCGGCCGCAATGGCATGGCTCGACACCCCGCCCGCCGGCAACATGGGGCAAGCCCGCGACCTGTTGCGTAGCCTCGGCGCACTCGACACCGCAGACGCGGTGACGCCGCGTGGTCGGGCCATGGCCGCCCTCCCGCTGCACCCCCGCCTGTCGCACATGGTGCTCACCGCACGGCAAATCGGGCACGGCCGCACGGCCTGCATGATGGCCGCGCTACTCACCGAGCGCGACGCCACCCCCGGCGGAGCGGACCTGCGCCGTCGCATGGGCAACGCCGTAGCCGCAGCCAGAACACCCGCCAACGCTCCCCAGTGGCGCACCATCCTCGAATCCGCCGCGAGAATCGCGCGCATGACGGGCGTCAATCCGCGTGAACGCATCGACGCCGAAGCCTCGGGCATGGTGCTGGGCCTCGCCTATCCGGACCGGATTGCCCAGCGCACGGGTGCCGGAACCTTCCGCCTGTCCTGCGGCCGCGCCGCGTGGCTGCCCGAGGACGATCCCCTCGCCCACGAGGAATTTCTCTGCGTGGCCGATCTGGACGGCAACGCCTCGCGCGCCCGCATCTGGCGCGCCGCACCCGTACTGCGCGATGAACTGGAAAGCATCTTCGAGGGCGACATCGTGGACGACACCTTCGTGGTATGGGACGCACGCACCGAAGCCGTCAGCGCCCGCCGCCAGCGACAGCTGCGCAAACTCGTGCTGGCGGACGCCCCGCTTCAGAGCGCGGCCCTCGGCGACGTGTCCGCCGCAGTGGTCGAGGGCATCCGCTCCATCGGCCTGCACTGCCTGCCGTGGGACGACGCCACGCGCGACTGGCGCGCCCGCGTGAACTTCCTGCGCGGTCTCGACACTCCGGACGAAAGCCCGTGGCCCGACGTCTCGGACGCCGCCCTTCTTGCAGGGTTGGAGGATTGGCTCGCCCCATTCCTTACGGGCATCACCCGCCGCAGCCATTTCAAACGCATGGACCTCGCCGCCGCCCTGCGCTCCCTTCTGCCGTGGGACATGCAAAGACGCCTCGACCGCGAGGCTCCCGCCCACCTTACGCTGCCCTCGGGCTGGCGGGCGCGCATCGACTACGCGCCGGAAAGCGGCCCGGTGCTGCTGGTAAAGCTCCAGAAGATGTTCGGCGTGCTCGCCACCCCCACCATCGCGAACGGACGCTATGCGCTAACGGTGCACCTGCTGTCTCCGGCGGGCCGCCCGCTCCAAATCACGCGCGACCTCGAAGGCTTCTGGAAAAACGGCTACCGCGCCGTAAAGGCCGAGATGAAGGGCCGCTATCCCAAGCACCCCTGGCCGGACGATCCGCTCGCCTAG